From a single Porites lutea chromosome 10, jaPorLute2.1, whole genome shotgun sequence genomic region:
- the LOC140950578 gene encoding neuropeptide Y receptor type 1-like, whose amino-acid sequence MLFIANMLTNLSNETQFHEDLRCDFPTSSIAVQVSKILAYAIILIFGLLGNAFVIVIVYRRQELRNTINYFIVNMAVSDFVFPLTTIPLSIKDIASNSSHWPLGGTAGLILCKLRWFLQSVSITVSTLSLIWIAVDRFLAVVFPMKLHLISSRFRASGIASTWLVAMLANAFLFNAYELVDENEETVCSNSQNVSFAYLTYAKLYTLLFQIGPLLAITTLYSGIAVSLRRQDKALRNSPQVRDLQQQIHTKKLRAIKMSFCIMAAFYICIFPIVLYFILWEYKIAVSCSFSNKLLFIASVMLFLSSATNPVICMTFVQSYRQALKAILCSCSSKWSPATTSRKKAQNEERELAQIRHN is encoded by the coding sequence ATGCTGTTTATCGCTAATATGCTGACAAACCTGAGCAACGAAACACAATTCCACGAGGACTTAAGATGTGATTTTCCTACCAGTTCAATCGCCGTCCAAGTCAGCAAGATCCTTGCCTATGCCATTATCTTAATTTTTGGCTTGCTAGGAAACGCTTTTGTAATCGTAATCGTGTATAGGCGGCAAGAGCTCAGAAACACGATCAATTACTTCATTGTGAACATGGCGGTATCAGACTTTGTGTTTCCATTAACAACCATTCCACTTAGCATAAAAGACATTGCTTCCAATTCTTCGCATTGGCCTTTAGGTGGTACTGCAGGATTAATACTTTGTAAACTGAGATGGTTTTTACAATCCGTCTCTATCACTGTCTCCACTCTAAGTCTGATTTGGATAGCGGTAGATCGTTTTTTGGCGGTGGTTTTTCCAATGAAACTTCACTTGATCTCCTCAAGATTTCGTGCCTCTGGCATTGCCTCAACTTGGCTCGTGGCGATGTTGGCAAATGCGTTTCTCTTTAACGCGTATGAGTTGGTCGACGAAAACGAAGAAACTGTTTGTAGTAATTCCCAGAATGTTTCTTTTGCGTATCTAACCTATGCAAAATTATATACTTTACTTTTTCAAATTGGACCACTCCTCGCCATAACCACTTTATACTCCGGCATAGCGGTAAGCTTAAGACGGCAAGACAAGGCACTTCGTAATTCGCCGCAAGTGCGTGACCTGCAGCAACAGATACACACAAAAAAGCTACGTGCCATAAAGATGTCCTTCTGCATTATGGCTGCATTTTACATTTGCATTTTCCCGATcgtgttatattttattttgtggGAATATAAAATTGCAGTGTCATGTTCGTTTTCCAATAAACTCCTGTTTATTGCCTCCGTCATGCTATTTCTGTCTTCAGCAACAAACCCAGTGATTTGCATGACTTTTGTTCAAAGCTATCGACAGGCTCTTAAAGCGATTTTGTGTTCTTGCTCTAGCAAATGGTCTCCCGCGACAACAAGCCGGAAGAAGGCGCAAAATGAAGAGAGAGAGCTTGCCCAGATCAGGCACAATTGA